The sequence GCCGCATCGGTCAGGGCTTCCTTGGCCGCGCAAGCGGTTTGCAGCAGATTGCGTTGTGCGCCCGGATCGAGATCGGCGGACAGGCCCGCGCTCTCGATGATCCAGCCGGCAATGGCATGATCGAAGTCATCGCCGCCCAGCGCACTGTCGCCGCCAGTGGCCAGCACTTCAAAAACACCGCCAGTCAGACGCAGAATCGAAATATCGAAGGTGCCGCCGCCCAGGTCATAAATAGCGACCAGGCCTTCAGCGTGTTGATCCAGACCGTACGCCACAGCGGCCGCAGTCGGCTCATTGAGCAGACGCAGCACGTTCAGACCGGCGAGTTTCGCCGCGTCCTTGGTGGCTTGGCGCTGAGCATCATCGAAGTAAGCAGGAACGGTGATCACCGCGCCCACCAGTTCGCCACCCAAGGTCGCTTCAGCGCGCTGACGCAAAACCTTGAGGATATCGGCGGAGACTTCGACCGGGCTTTTCGGGCCTTGCACGGTGTCGATGAACGGCATGTGCGACTCGCCACCGACAAAGCGGTACGGCAGTTGCTCGCCCAATTGCTTGACGTCGGACAAACCACGACCCATCAAGCGCTTGACCGACAGCACGGTGTTCAACGGATCGGAAGCGGCAGCCAGCTTGGCCGACTCGCCGACTTCGACGCGATCGGCGTGGTAACGCACAGCGGACGGCAGGATGACCTGCCCGTTTGCGTCGGCCAACGGCTCGGAAAGACCACTGCGCAACGCAGCGACCAGCGAATTGGTAGTGCCCAAGTCAATCCCCACAGCCAGACGACGCTGGTGCGGTTGAGGACTTTGGCCGGGTTCGGCGATCTGCAGTAGGGCCATCGTGATCAGGACTTATCTGTATATCAGGCGTGCGACCGGAGCGGCACTGGGTTAATCGTCGAGGCGCTCTTCTAACTGGCGCACTTCGTAGGTGAGCTTGTCGAGGAACTGCATGCGCCGCATCAGGCGTTCGGCCTGCTCGCGTTGCGCTGCATCATCCCAACAGGCTGCGAAGCTTTCATTGAGTTCTTCCTGAGCTACTTTCAAGCGCCGCTTGAACACCGCAACACCGTCGAGGTCGGCACTGTCCTGGAGGTCTTCGAGCTCTTCGCGCCATTGCATCTGCTGCAGAAGAAACTCGGGATCATGGACCGTGACTTCCATCGGCACTTCATGCCCGCTGATGGTCAGCAGGTAGCGTGCGCGCTGGGCCGGACTCTTGAGCGTCTGATAGGCGTCGTTGAGCCGCGCAGACTG comes from Pseudomonas sp. RU47 and encodes:
- the hscB gene encoding co-chaperone HscB — its product is MGIPCHFALFELQPGFRLDLEQLATRYRELARGVHPDRFADASEREQRSALEQSARLNDAYQTLKSPAQRARYLLTISGHEVPMEVTVHDPEFLLQQMQWREELEDLQDSADLDGVAVFKRRLKVAQEELNESFAACWDDAAQREQAERLMRRMQFLDKLTYEVRQLEERLDD